The following are encoded together in the Triticum dicoccoides isolate Atlit2015 ecotype Zavitan chromosome 6B, WEW_v2.0, whole genome shotgun sequence genome:
- the LOC119322878 gene encoding protein JOKA2-like has translation MSGLSAPPFDGLASGPDPWDVVVKVKYGDTLKRFNGYVNGTHFTLNLSALRSKIASAFKLAPDADFILTYTDEDGDVVMLDDDEDLHDAAIHQKLNPLRINVQLKNSHAGASHINRQDSSPKPLGATTQDPLAQIKSVIDEALKPISEPLRSTAREDPLAHLKSALDEAMKSIHEPVPESLAKLSREVLDAAPPQLTDLIKPFVNLITSTNSSQSAGNAESSPVSSRGVQQARVDLKADGQPKVEASLGSRPLNQRNPVSSETGGLKSVLVEVPAAVITEASQGQQRSLYPSVEDLLYTSNSGGNSSGCKDMTDAQSKGKSVMPSAEPLARSTVPSFRPSHPNASGNEWFQPRRSVDGWSQPRSIWQPETNVKPASDPGWRVPMYKAPHPSPPVPHAPLGYGHSPQFPYPGRLLSAGRLYGNLGNNSERSPRVSHRWIQCDGCGVQPIVGPRYKSNVKEDYDLCDTCFRRMGSEIEYTRIDKPILPHKLSQDPNLCRKIHSRASMKSKREKLESRFILDVTVLDGTLMSPSSPFTKIWRMHNNGSIMWPLGTQLIWVGGDQFALQTSVPLEIPLNGFPVDQEMDVAVDFVAPARPGRYISYWRLASPSGQKFGQRVWVHIQVEDPSFVSDNKTAAVNLNQPQESNVTNTSSLPQESNMTNTSNLIDVNIEPANQVLDEHVNGTRMELLEPLIYREAAEPEKSSAFSAAPPYPIVDVPSSSENAAVFVPSVDVLAAEVIPRPAATTPADVPTSSLTSIPVDLPVAATTPVDAPLDIDSLTEEKLLQELEEMGFKQVDLNKEILRQNKYNLEQSVDDLCGVNEWDPLLAELNEMGFDDRETNKELLAKNGGSIKRAVMDLIAREKKDK, from the exons atgtccggcctgagCGCGCCGCCGTTCGACGGCCTCGCGTCGGGGCCCGACCCGTGGGACGTCGTCGTCAAG GTCAAATATGGTGACACGCTTAAGAGGTTCAATGGTTATGTCAACGGAACACACTTCACTTTGAATCTATCTGCTCTTCGTTCCAAAATTGCGAGTGCTTTTAAGCTTGCCCCTGATGCTGACTTCATTCTCACTTATACTGATGAGGATGGGGATGTTGTTATGCTGGATGATGACGAGGACTTGCATGATGCAGCTATCCATCAGAAATTGAACCCTCTCAGGATTAATGTTCAGTTAAAGAATAGCCATGCTGGGGCATCTCACATTAACCGGCAGGATTCAAGCCCTAAACCTCTTGGGGCCACCACTCAGGATCCGTTAGCTCAGATAAAATCTGTTATTGATGAAGCTTTAAAGCCCATATCAGAACCTTTGAGATCCACTGCAAGGGAAGATCCACTAGCTCACTTAAAATCAGCTCTTGATGAAGCTATGAAGTCTATCCATGAGCCAGTTCCTGAATCCCTTGCAAAACTGTCACGTGAAGTACTTGATGCAGCACCACCACAATTAACTGATCTGATAAAACCTTTCGTGAACTTGATCACATCAACCAACAGTAGCCAATCTGCCGGGAATGCTGAGAGTTCACCGGTCTCCTCCAGGGGTGTGCAGCAAGCACGGGTTGATCTCAAAGCTGATGGTCAGCCTAAAGTTGAGGCAAGTTTGGGTTCACGACCTTTGAATCAACGAAACCCTGTATCTTCTGAGACAGGAGGTCTTAAGAGTGTGTTAGTTGAAGTTCCTGCTGCAGTCATCACTGAAGCTTCTCAAGGCCAACAAAGATCATTATATCCTTCTGTTGAGGATTTGCTGTACACATCCAATTCAGGTGGTAACAGTTCTGGTTGCAAGGATATGACTGATGCTCAAAGTAAGGGAAAGTCTGTCATGCCCTCTGCTGAACCACTCGCTCGTTCCACTGTTCCCAGTTTTCGTCCAAGTCACCCAAATGCATCTGGAAATGAATGGTTCCAGCCACGAAGATCGGTGGATGGATGGTCCCAGCCGAGATCCATTTGGCAGCCTGAAACTAATGTCAAACCAGCTAGTGATCCTGGATGGCGTGTTCCAATGTATAAAGCGCCTCACCCATCCCCTCCAGTCCCCCATGCACCCTTGGGCTATGGACATTCTCCACAATTTCCTTACCCTGGCCGTCTGCTATCTGCTGGGCGCCTGTATGGGAATCTTGGTAATAACAGTGAGAGGTCACCACGAGTTTCACATAGGTGGATTCAGTGTGATggttgtggagttcaaccaattgttGGGCCGCGCTACAAGTCTAATGT GAAAGAAGATTATGATCTGTGTGATACCTGCTTCCGTCGTATGGGCAGTGAGATTGAGTACACCAGAATAGACAAGCCTATCCTGCCACACAAGTTATCTCAGGACCCTAATTTG TGCCGGAAAATCCATTCACGTGCTTCAATGAAGTCAAAGCGTGAGAAGCTTGAAAGCCGCTTCATTTTGGATGTAACGGTGCTGGATGGCACACTTATGTCACCTTCAAGCCCGTTCACTAAGATTTGGCGCATGCACAACAATGGGTCTATCATGTGGCCCTTGGGCACACAGCTAATTTGGGTCGGTGGAGATCAATTTGCTCTGCAGACCTCTGTCCCATTAGAG ATTCCATTGAATGGATTTCCGGTGGATCAAGAGATGGATGTTGCTGTTGATTTTGTGGCACCTGCAAGGCCTGGGAGGTATATATCTTACTGGAGACTGGCATCACCTTCTGGTCAAAAATTTGGTCAGCGGGTTTGGGTTCATATCCAG GTGGAAGATCCATCTTTTGTCAGTGACAACAAAACTGCTGCTGTTAACTTGAATCAGCCTCAGGAAAGCAACGTGACAAACACAAGTAGTCTGCCTCAGGAAAGCAACATGACAAACACAAGTAATTTGATTGATGTCAACATCGAGCCTGCTAACCAAGTCCTAGATGAACATGTCAACGGCACTAGAATGGAACTGCTGGAGCCTTTGATATACCGTGAAGCTGCTGAGCCCGAGAAATCCTCAGCATTTTCAGCAGCTCCTCCATACCCCATAGTCGATGTTCCGTCATCCAGTGAAAATGCAGCTGTTTTCGTGCCAAGTGTTGATGTACTTGCAGCTGAAGTCATTCCGAGACCTGCTGCGACTACACCTGCTGATGTGCCCACAAGTTCGCTTACTAGTATCCCTGTGGATCTGCCCGTAGCTGCAACCACACCTGTGGATGCACCGCTTGACATCGACAGTCTTACAGAAGAGAAACTGCTGCAGGAGCTGGAGGAAATGGGCTTTAAGCAGGTTGATCTGAACAAGGAGATACTGAGGCAGAATAAGTACAACCTGGAGCAGTCGGTGGATGATCTGTGTGGTGTCAATGAATGGGACCCTCTGCTGGCGGAACTGAACGAAATG GGATTTGATGACAGGGAGACGAACAAGGAGCTGCTTGCCAAGAATGGAGGAAGCATCAAACGAGCTGTGATGGACCTCATCGCCAGGGAGAAGAAGGACAAGTGA